Proteins encoded in a region of the Devosia sp. RR2S18 genome:
- the yidD gene encoding membrane protein insertion efficiency factor YidD has protein sequence MRRVSDVFWRAVDLPFKFTAVLLITIYRYTLSAVVGRTCRHLPTCSEFTRDAIWQHGFWPGGWMGLARITRCRPGGSHGYDPVPEMAPAAARWYLPWRYGRWK, from the coding sequence ATGCGGCGGGTGAGTGATGTCTTCTGGCGGGCGGTGGACCTGCCGTTTAAGTTCACGGCGGTGCTGCTGATCACTATCTACCGCTATACGCTCTCGGCAGTGGTGGGGCGGACGTGCCGGCATTTGCCGACCTGCTCGGAATTCACGCGCGACGCCATCTGGCAGCATGGCTTTTGGCCTGGGGGCTGGATGGGACTGGCCCGTATCACTAGGTGCCGGCCGGGCGGGAGCCATGGCTATGATCCGGTGCCCGAGATGGCACCGGCTGCGGCGCGGTGGTATCTGCCATGGCGCTATGGGCGCTGGAAATAA
- a CDS encoding PilZ domain-containing protein, whose product MLSDDLGSLRVVAPARSEPELIRYNRVRVSVLGRYMLADRSEFPCQIIEMSPGDAVVVAPVPGIVGEKVIAYIDHVGRIEGSILSQMDGGFIMDIAASSRKRDKMAAQLTWLANKDILNLPEDRRHERVVPDIRHSTVVLDDGRRYNCKIIDISLSGAAIELDVRPAMGTPVTLGRMRARVIRHFQNGVAVEFASSQEMLTVVQQNLRMN is encoded by the coding sequence ATGCTCAGCGATGATCTTGGTTCCCTGCGCGTAGTCGCACCTGCCCGCAGTGAGCCGGAACTGATCCGCTATAATCGGGTCAGAGTGTCGGTACTCGGCCGCTATATGCTGGCCGATCGCAGCGAATTCCCCTGCCAGATTATCGAAATGTCCCCCGGCGACGCCGTTGTCGTGGCGCCCGTTCCCGGCATCGTGGGCGAAAAGGTCATCGCCTATATCGATCACGTGGGCCGGATCGAGGGCAGCATCCTCTCCCAGATGGATGGCGGCTTCATCATGGATATTGCCGCCTCCTCCCGCAAGCGCGATAAGATGGCGGCGCAACTCACCTGGCTCGCCAACAAGGACATCCTCAACCTGCCTGAGGATCGCCGTCACGAGCGCGTTGTGCCCGACATCCGTCACTCCACCGTCGTGCTCGACGATGGCCGTCGCTACAATTGCAAGATCATCGACATCTCGCTCTCGGGCGCTGCCATCGAGCTCGACGTCCGCCCGGCCATGGGCACCCCCGTCACGCTCGGCCGCATGCGCGCCCGCGTCATCCGCCACTTCCAAAATGGCGTCGCGGTCGAGTTCGCCTCCTCGCAGGAAATGCTCACTGTGGTGCAGCAGAACTTGCGCATGAACTGA
- the hisI gene encoding phosphoribosyl-AMP cyclohydrolase: MTQTFTDPASLSHAALEEGTTFAPRFDAHGLVTVVTVESGSNDVLMLAHMNQEALRLTLDSGIAHYWSRSRGKIWKKGETSGELQEVVELRTDCDQDALVMVVRQTGRGAACHTGRKSCFYRRVAVVDGTAGLEDTGLPRLFDPAGVY, translated from the coding sequence ATGACCCAGACGTTCACCGATCCCGCTTCGCTTTCCCACGCAGCTCTCGAGGAGGGCACGACATTCGCACCTCGCTTCGATGCTCACGGGCTGGTCACGGTGGTGACCGTCGAAAGCGGCAGTAATGACGTGCTGATGCTGGCACACATGAACCAGGAGGCCCTCCGCCTCACCCTCGACAGCGGCATTGCCCACTACTGGTCCCGCTCGCGGGGCAAGATCTGGAAAAAGGGCGAGACCTCGGGGGAGCTGCAGGAGGTGGTCGAACTGCGCACCGATTGCGATCAGGACGCCCTGGTGATGGTCGTTCGCCAGACCGGCCGGGGAGCCGCCTGCCACACCGGCCGCAAATCCTGTTTCTATCGCCGCGTTGCCGTTGTGGATGGCACGGCTGGCCTAGAAGACACCGGCCTTCCCCGCCTTTTCGATCCGGCCGGGGTCTATTGA
- a CDS encoding transglutaminase-like cysteine peptidase, with product MSSIKTGFAAKFIGAAMCLAALAFPAQAMDTTHIAFVQTAAGTTSIPVGHAEFCKSRPAECGPNRDYVDAVTLSEPLWQQLTTVNNAVNQAVVPVTDEVLYRTAEFWTYPNGYGDCEDFALAKRRELISAGWPASALLIAVVKEANGNGHAVLMVRTDRGDLVLDNQLGSVDLWRDTPYHFVKRQSQAHSGQWVDMLDDREILVASR from the coding sequence ATGTCGTCCATCAAAACCGGCTTTGCCGCCAAGTTCATCGGAGCCGCCATGTGCTTGGCAGCTTTGGCTTTTCCGGCCCAGGCCATGGACACGACCCACATCGCTTTCGTGCAGACTGCCGCTGGCACCACCTCCATCCCTGTCGGCCATGCCGAGTTCTGCAAGTCCCGTCCCGCCGAGTGCGGTCCAAATCGCGACTATGTCGACGCGGTGACGCTCTCCGAGCCCCTCTGGCAGCAGCTCACCACGGTGAACAACGCGGTGAATCAAGCTGTTGTGCCGGTTACCGACGAAGTGCTCTACCGCACCGCCGAATTTTGGACCTACCCGAACGGCTACGGCGACTGTGAGGATTTCGCTCTCGCCAAGCGTCGCGAACTAATTAGTGCGGGCTGGCCCGCCAGCGCCCTGCTGATCGCCGTGGTGAAGGAAGCCAATGGCAATGGTCATGCCGTTCTCATGGTGCGCACCGACCGCGGCGACCTCGTGCTCGACAACCAGCTGGGCTCGGTCGACCTGTGGCGCGACACCCCCTACCACTTCGTCAAGCGTCAGTCCCAGGCCCATTCTGGCCAGTGGGTCGACATGCTCGACGATCGCGAGATCCTAGTGGCATCGCGCTAG
- a CDS encoding rhomboid family intramembrane serine protease, translating to MTEQERVPAGPGEAGREPVFLLPGAVAVLSAVLIVIHLASTLVLNAEGLVEVLFLFAFQPLRIVAAPADPTLAIPLIWTPFTHALLHGSWEHLLVNIAWLAIFATPIARRYGAWPMLAIFFISAAAGAAFFAAVTLYDGAYLIGASGGVAGLTGAAVRFIFQPVVIADHPETGERVVLGRRLATLSDVMRDGRARTFVLIWVLLNAAVPLLPLITGTPVAVAWQAHLGGFFAGLLVVGLFERRPHSTSSQ from the coding sequence ATGACGGAACAAGAGCGGGTACCGGCTGGTCCCGGTGAAGCGGGGCGTGAGCCGGTCTTCCTGCTGCCCGGAGCGGTGGCCGTGCTTTCGGCGGTGCTTATCGTCATTCATCTTGCGTCAACCCTGGTTCTTAACGCCGAGGGTTTGGTGGAAGTACTCTTCCTGTTTGCCTTTCAGCCCTTGCGGATCGTGGCGGCGCCCGCTGACCCCACGCTCGCGATTCCGCTCATCTGGACGCCGTTCACCCACGCCCTGCTGCATGGCAGCTGGGAACACCTGCTGGTCAATATCGCCTGGCTGGCGATTTTCGCGACGCCAATCGCTCGTCGCTATGGCGCCTGGCCAATGCTGGCGATCTTCTTCATATCGGCGGCGGCCGGCGCGGCCTTCTTTGCCGCCGTCACTCTCTATGACGGTGCCTATCTGATCGGTGCGTCAGGAGGCGTTGCGGGGCTGACCGGTGCTGCGGTGCGGTTTATCTTCCAGCCGGTGGTAATTGCCGATCATCCAGAGACAGGCGAACGCGTCGTACTGGGTCGGCGGCTCGCCACCCTAAGCGATGTGATGCGGGACGGACGGGCGCGAACATTCGTCTTGATCTGGGTGTTGCTTAACGCGGCAGTGCCGCTGCTGCCACTCATTACCGGTACGCCAGTTGCAGTGGCGTGGCAGGCACATCTGGGCGGGTTCTTCGCCGGATTGCTGGTTGTGGGCCTTTTCGAGCGTCGGCCTCACTCGACCAGTTCTCAATAG
- the thrS gene encoding threonine--tRNA ligase, which yields MSIKVTFPDGAQRDFTRGTTGTEIVEGISKSLAKKTVAMRWNGVVSDLAEPLNEDGRIEFVTRDSGSKDVLELIRHDTAHVLAEAVQELWPGTQVTIGPVIDNGFYYDFKRETPFSEEDFPAIEKKMAEIVERGAAFTKEVWDREEAKRVFGAKGETFKVELIDAIPADQDVKIYKQGQWFDLCRGPHMRSTRDIGQAFKLTKVAGAYWRGDSKNPVLSRIYGTAFATKEELAAHLHMLEEAEKRDHRKIGQEMDLYHFQSEAQGSVFWHPKGYVLYNQMEAYIRRRLNASGYQEVKTPQLMSSKFWEQSGHWGKYRENMFVVPDEVPGTEDEGPVLSGEGDLMALKPMNCPAHVQIFNQGIKSYRDLPLRMAEFGCCHRNEAHGALHGLMRVRQMTQDDAHIFCREDQIQSETEHFVHLLYSVYGHMGFENVVIKLATRPEKFGGTIERWDAAEKALGDALRATGYDFEIAEGEGAFYAPKLEFHLKDAIGRSWQVGTLQLDYVLPERLDATYVAEDGSRKCAVMLHRAILGSLERFIGMMIENYAGKMPMWLAPTQVVVATIVSEADEYAQRLVRQLRDAGIRAELDTRNEKINYKVREHSVGKVPLMFVVGRREAEEGTVSVRRLGTEGQKVEPFMDAMVALMAEATAPDLKAKAAA from the coding sequence ATGTCGATCAAGGTGACGTTCCCCGATGGTGCACAACGCGATTTCACGCGCGGCACCACCGGCACCGAAATCGTTGAAGGGATCTCCAAGAGCCTGGCAAAAAAGACGGTAGCGATGCGCTGGAACGGCGTGGTGAGCGACCTCGCCGAGCCGCTCAACGAGGACGGCCGCATCGAGTTCGTGACGCGCGACAGCGGCTCCAAGGACGTGCTGGAACTGATCCGGCACGACACGGCGCACGTGCTGGCCGAGGCGGTGCAGGAGCTCTGGCCCGGTACGCAGGTGACGATCGGCCCGGTGATCGACAACGGCTTTTACTACGACTTCAAACGGGAGACGCCGTTTTCGGAGGAGGACTTCCCTGCCATCGAAAAGAAGATGGCCGAGATCGTCGAGCGCGGCGCCGCCTTCACTAAGGAAGTGTGGGACCGCGAGGAAGCCAAGCGCGTGTTTGGCGCCAAGGGCGAGACGTTCAAGGTCGAGCTGATCGATGCCATTCCGGCCGACCAGGACGTCAAGATCTACAAGCAGGGTCAGTGGTTCGACCTCTGCCGCGGGCCGCATATGCGCTCGACGCGCGATATCGGGCAGGCGTTCAAGCTCACCAAGGTGGCGGGCGCCTATTGGCGTGGCGACAGCAAGAACCCGGTCCTGAGCCGCATCTATGGCACCGCCTTTGCCACCAAGGAAGAGTTGGCGGCCCATCTCCACATGCTGGAGGAGGCCGAAAAGCGCGACCATCGCAAGATCGGTCAGGAGATGGATCTGTACCATTTCCAGTCCGAAGCGCAGGGGAGCGTGTTCTGGCACCCAAAGGGGTATGTGCTTTACAACCAGATGGAGGCCTATATCCGCCGCCGTCTGAATGCGTCCGGATACCAGGAAGTGAAAACGCCGCAGCTGATGAGCTCCAAGTTCTGGGAGCAGTCCGGCCACTGGGGCAAGTATCGCGAGAACATGTTCGTGGTGCCCGACGAGGTGCCCGGAACCGAGGACGAGGGCCCGGTCCTGTCGGGCGAGGGTGACCTCATGGCGCTCAAGCCGATGAACTGCCCGGCGCATGTGCAGATCTTCAACCAGGGCATCAAGAGCTATCGCGACCTGCCGCTGCGCATGGCCGAATTCGGCTGCTGTCACCGCAACGAGGCGCATGGTGCACTCCATGGGCTGATGCGCGTCCGGCAGATGACCCAGGACGATGCACATATCTTCTGCCGCGAGGACCAGATCCAAAGCGAGACCGAGCACTTCGTGCATCTGCTCTATTCGGTCTATGGGCACATGGGCTTCGAAAATGTCGTGATCAAGCTGGCGACCCGGCCCGAGAAGTTCGGTGGTACCATCGAGCGCTGGGATGCGGCCGAGAAGGCGCTGGGCGATGCTCTGCGCGCGACGGGCTATGATTTCGAGATCGCCGAAGGCGAGGGCGCGTTCTATGCGCCCAAGCTCGAATTCCACCTCAAGGACGCTATCGGCCGGAGCTGGCAGGTGGGCACGCTGCAACTCGACTATGTGCTGCCCGAGCGGCTCGACGCCACCTATGTGGCCGAAGACGGCAGCCGCAAATGTGCGGTGATGCTGCATCGGGCGATCCTGGGGTCGCTGGAGCGCTTCATCGGCATGATGATCGAGAACTATGCCGGCAAGATGCCGATGTGGCTCGCGCCCACCCAGGTGGTGGTGGCGACCATCGTCTCGGAGGCGGACGAGTATGCCCAAAGACTGGTGCGCCAGTTGCGCGACGCCGGTATTCGGGCCGAGCTTGATACCCGCAACGAGAAGATCAACTACAAGGTGCGCGAGCACTCGGTGGGCAAGGTGCCGCTGATGTTCGTGGTCGGCCGCCGCGAGGCTGAGGAGGGGACCGTGTCGGTACGCCGGCTCGGCACCGAGGGGCAGAAAGTGGAGCCATTTATGGACGCCATGGTGGCGCTCATGGCCGAAGCTACTGCACCCGACCTCAAGGCGAAGGCTGCTGCCTGA
- the arfB gene encoding alternative ribosome rescue aminoacyl-tRNA hydrolase ArfB → MAEPIKITRSVSIDPGEIEENFVRASGPGGQNVNKVSSAVQLRFDLANSPSIPEPMKRRVASLAGKRLTKDGVLVITANTHRDQPMNRADALERLVGLLVAGAYVPKARIATRPTLASKQRRLQGKSIRSGVKQLRKIKPDID, encoded by the coding sequence ATGGCCGAGCCGATCAAGATCACGCGCTCTGTTTCGATCGATCCGGGCGAGATCGAGGAGAACTTTGTGCGCGCGTCGGGGCCGGGCGGGCAGAACGTCAACAAGGTCTCGAGTGCCGTGCAGTTGCGCTTCGACCTGGCCAATTCCCCGAGCATTCCCGAGCCGATGAAGCGACGGGTGGCGAGCCTTGCAGGCAAGCGGCTGACCAAGGATGGCGTGCTGGTTATCACGGCTAACACCCATCGCGACCAGCCCATGAACCGGGCAGACGCGCTGGAGCGACTCGTCGGACTGCTGGTTGCGGGTGCGTATGTGCCCAAGGCGCGGATTGCGACGCGACCGACGCTTGCCTCCAAGCAGCGGCGCTTACAGGGAAAATCCATTCGCTCGGGCGTCAAGCAGTTGCGCAAGATCAAGCCGGACATCGATTAG
- a CDS encoding iron-sulfur cluster assembly scaffold protein, with protein sequence MELSDLYSEKILDLAANAPQPGRLAQPDASARKTSKVCGSVVEVDLVVREGVIVAYGHQVSACALGQTSAAVVAREIVGTSAAEFVALRNTVRTMLNEEGAPLPDGKWSDLRYLEPVRGYRARHASTMLVFDAVVAALEKIESAESVVAKS encoded by the coding sequence ATGGAACTGAGCGATCTCTATTCCGAAAAGATCCTAGATCTCGCCGCCAACGCGCCGCAGCCGGGACGCTTGGCGCAGCCGGACGCCAGTGCGCGCAAGACGTCCAAGGTGTGTGGTTCAGTGGTCGAAGTCGATCTAGTGGTGCGCGAAGGAGTCATTGTTGCCTATGGCCACCAGGTCAGCGCCTGTGCGCTGGGGCAGACCAGCGCAGCGGTGGTGGCGCGCGAGATTGTGGGGACGTCGGCGGCTGAGTTTGTGGCGCTGCGCAACACCGTCCGCACCATGCTGAACGAGGAGGGCGCGCCATTGCCCGATGGCAAGTGGAGCGATCTGCGCTACCTTGAGCCGGTGCGGGGCTATCGGGCGCGGCACGCCTCCACGATGCTGGTGTTCGACGCGGTGGTGGCGGCACTCGAGAAAATCGAATCTGCAGAATCGGTTGTGGCCAAAAGCTGA
- a CDS encoding DUF6949 family protein, which yields MTKELVLAAFLIGVGLCIAGAGTHLYQALTKQQAMLRYDGRTYWSSMGHVAMSFICGPYIMLQLGWQHEDNGTVSMTSALVAAFVAFGWAFLTGLLFMGAYVALRF from the coding sequence ATGACCAAGGAATTGGTGCTGGCAGCGTTTCTCATCGGGGTTGGCCTCTGCATTGCGGGAGCGGGCACGCATCTCTATCAAGCGCTCACCAAGCAGCAGGCCATGCTGCGCTATGACGGAAGGACTTACTGGTCTTCCATGGGCCATGTTGCGATGAGCTTTATCTGCGGTCCCTACATCATGCTGCAGCTCGGTTGGCAGCACGAAGACAACGGCACGGTCTCGATGACGTCGGCCTTGGTCGCCGCCTTTGTCGCCTTCGGATGGGCGTTTCTAACCGGGCTGCTGTTCATGGGGGCCTATGTAGCCCTGCGGTTCTGA
- a CDS encoding PAS domain-containing protein, with product MQTTSTRQLYAYWNSIRGSRSAPDRKDIDPTRIREALANTFILELGENEQFSFRLAGSHLCTSYCRELKGRSFTGLWHERDSDAMETLVRAVTEDHAVALVTFQGTTALHTKVSFETILMPLRHNGSTHTRLLGGMTALDEPYWLGVQPILEQRITGLRLIWPDDMDLQDEVREVASQVVNDTNYSNHVGSSNALPTMVYGRSARRYAHLAVIDGGRQ from the coding sequence ATGCAAACAACTAGCACCAGACAGCTCTACGCCTATTGGAACTCTATCCGGGGTTCGCGAAGCGCGCCTGACCGCAAGGATATTGACCCCACCCGCATCCGGGAAGCCCTGGCCAATACCTTCATCCTTGAACTTGGGGAAAACGAGCAGTTTTCCTTCCGCCTGGCTGGGTCGCACCTCTGCACCAGCTACTGCCGCGAACTCAAGGGCCGTTCCTTCACCGGCCTTTGGCATGAGCGCGATTCCGATGCCATGGAGACGCTTGTCCGTGCGGTCACCGAAGACCATGCCGTTGCGCTGGTCACGTTCCAGGGCACCACTGCCCTACACACCAAGGTGAGCTTCGAGACCATTCTCATGCCCTTGCGGCACAATGGCTCTACCCACACCCGTCTGCTCGGCGGCATGACGGCCTTGGATGAACCCTATTGGCTTGGCGTGCAGCCGATTCTCGAACAGCGCATCACCGGGTTGCGGCTGATCTGGCCAGACGACATGGATCTCCAAGACGAGGTCCGCGAGGTTGCCTCTCAAGTGGTCAACGACACCAATTATTCTAATCATGTTGGTTCCAGCAACGCTCTGCCCACCATGGTCTATGGGCGGTCCGCTCGGCGCTACGCCCACCTAGCGGTGATCGACGGCGGCCGCCAGTAG
- the folE gene encoding GTP cyclohydrolase I FolE gives MDARPEPLGVTPFPAAPIKRPTQEEAEAAVRTLIAWAGDDPTREGLLETPARVARAYGELFAGYDQDPVAILSKTFREVGGYDDIVLVRDIPFHSHCEHHMVPFVGKAHIAYLPHDGVVGLSKLARLVEVFARRLQTQENLTAQIIDAVNENLNPRGAAVMLEAEHMCMTMRGVHAHGASTITHRFTGVFAEDRVERDRFFAMIGKR, from the coding sequence ATGGACGCTCGCCCCGAGCCGCTCGGCGTTACGCCGTTCCCCGCCGCCCCTATCAAGCGGCCCACTCAGGAAGAGGCTGAGGCTGCCGTGCGCACGCTGATCGCCTGGGCCGGTGACGATCCGACACGCGAGGGCCTCCTTGAAACGCCCGCCCGCGTAGCGCGCGCCTATGGCGAACTGTTTGCTGGCTACGATCAGGATCCAGTCGCCATTCTCTCCAAGACCTTCCGCGAGGTCGGCGGTTACGACGACATCGTGCTGGTCCGCGACATTCCCTTTCATTCCCATTGCGAGCACCACATGGTACCCTTCGTGGGCAAGGCGCACATCGCCTACCTGCCCCACGATGGGGTAGTTGGCCTCTCCAAGCTTGCCCGGCTGGTCGAAGTCTTCGCCCGCCGCTTGCAGACGCAGGAGAATCTCACCGCGCAGATCATCGATGCGGTCAATGAGAACCTCAACCCGCGCGGCGCCGCCGTGATGCTGGAAGCTGAACATATGTGCATGACTATGCGCGGCGTTCACGCCCATGGCGCGTCCACCATCACCCATCGCTTCACTGGCGTGTTCGCCGAGGACCGCGTCGAACGGGATCGTTTCTTTGCCATGATCGGCAAGCGCTAG
- a CDS encoding phosphomannomutase has translation MIGSSLKFGTSGLRGLASELEGQAARQYTAAFLRHMAESGQKAQGKIFLGRDFRYSSPTIAEDCAAAITAARLEPVDCGAMPTPALALHAMAAGCGAIMITGSHIPVDRNGLKFYVPGGEISKADEAGIVAALSNEAVPDSPKPMSDEFEVAQQRYLERFTGLLSEGALKGLRIGVFEHSTVARDLLKTVLADAGAEVVGLGRQDDFVAVDTEAFGDAVFSPLRGWLEHEKLDAIVSADGDGDRPLLMDGKGQFVRGDVLGLLAAQFLNAKTVVTPVTSNSAIERTGFFPQVLRTKVGSPYVVAAMENESDAVVGFEANGGTFVGRGVTINGRPLEPLATRDAILPLLCALGLAAKEGKSIDEIVAALPLQHALADRLQNVPGEKSGAFLTRLESDNGFAQEFFGEHGISGLSAIDGLQFRTGSGDMVHFRASGNAPELRCYVEGGTPEKAQALLDWAMGAARHEVA, from the coding sequence GTGATCGGCAGTAGTCTCAAATTCGGAACCAGTGGGCTCAGAGGTTTGGCGAGCGAGCTGGAGGGGCAGGCTGCCCGCCAGTACACCGCCGCCTTCCTGCGGCACATGGCAGAGAGCGGGCAAAAGGCGCAGGGAAAAATCTTTCTGGGCCGCGATTTCCGCTACTCCAGTCCCACCATTGCCGAGGATTGCGCCGCGGCGATTACTGCGGCGAGGCTGGAGCCGGTAGATTGCGGCGCCATGCCGACTCCCGCACTGGCGCTGCATGCGATGGCGGCAGGGTGCGGCGCCATCATGATCACCGGCAGCCATATTCCGGTGGACCGCAACGGGCTCAAATTCTATGTGCCCGGCGGGGAGATCAGCAAGGCTGACGAGGCTGGCATCGTGGCGGCGCTGAGCAATGAGGCGGTGCCGGACAGTCCGAAGCCCATGAGCGACGAATTCGAGGTTGCACAGCAACGCTATCTGGAGCGGTTCACCGGTTTGTTGTCGGAAGGCGCGCTCAAAGGGCTGCGCATCGGGGTGTTCGAGCATTCGACAGTGGCACGCGATCTGCTCAAGACAGTTCTGGCAGACGCTGGTGCCGAGGTTGTCGGCCTGGGCCGGCAGGACGACTTTGTCGCCGTCGATACCGAGGCTTTCGGAGACGCGGTGTTCTCGCCATTGCGCGGCTGGCTCGAACACGAGAAGCTCGATGCAATCGTCTCTGCTGATGGCGACGGGGATCGGCCGCTGCTGATGGATGGCAAGGGACAGTTCGTGCGCGGTGACGTGCTGGGTTTGTTAGCGGCGCAGTTCCTAAACGCCAAGACGGTCGTCACTCCGGTGACGTCCAACTCGGCAATCGAGCGAACGGGCTTCTTCCCGCAGGTGCTGCGCACCAAAGTCGGCTCTCCCTATGTGGTGGCGGCTATGGAGAATGAGAGTGATGCTGTCGTCGGCTTCGAGGCGAATGGCGGCACATTCGTGGGCAGGGGCGTGACGATCAACGGACGCCCGCTTGAGCCGCTCGCCACCCGCGACGCCATCCTGCCGCTGCTTTGCGCATTGGGTTTGGCGGCGAAGGAAGGCAAAAGCATCGACGAGATTGTCGCGGCGCTACCCTTGCAGCATGCCTTGGCCGATCGGTTGCAGAACGTGCCCGGTGAGAAGAGTGGAGCCTTTCTCACGCGCCTCGAGAGCGACAACGGGTTCGCACAAGAGTTCTTTGGTGAGCACGGGATCAGCGGGCTCTCGGCCATCGACGGGCTGCAGTTCCGCACCGGTTCTGGCGACATGGTGCATTTCCGCGCTTCGGGGAACGCGCCGGAGCTGCGCTGCTATGTCGAGGGCGGCACGCCAGAGAAAGCCCAGGCGCTGCTGGATTGGGCCATGGGCGCAGCGCGGCACGAGGTAGCCTAG
- a CDS encoding DUF3126 family protein, translated as MNHPEIIKLQKFLQMKFNNKNIDVRPRPKLNDSVEVFIGDESVGLIHLDDEDGDKSYIFNMSILDIDLDEVS; from the coding sequence GTGAACCATCCGGAAATCATCAAGCTGCAAAAATTCCTGCAGATGAAGTTCAACAACAAGAATATCGATGTCCGTCCTCGCCCGAAACTCAACGATTCCGTTGAAGTGTTCATTGGCGATGAATCTGTCGGGCTGATCCATCTCGACGATGAAGACGGTGACAAGTCGTACATCTTCAACATGTCGATTCTTGACATCGATCTGGACGAAGTCAGTTAA